From the Chiloscyllium plagiosum isolate BGI_BamShark_2017 chromosome 16, ASM401019v2, whole genome shotgun sequence genome, one window contains:
- the rep15 gene encoding rab15 effector protein produces the protein MTSNILMDFLKIPEKYHCVQQFNQSVIFASQRTKEYIGFKDPESKLKINNSMLTDIFLMTYINRSVQCKLTESISCTKMTEEQTILLGTDWVWAVQDTSSKNPKVQIAVQAIHMENKEDQAMKMRFQATESLKLARQETINKTDPEKFNDFCSSIGKDCYGLFLFFGCKGDPKSICGILSNDFHTHLGNGQEVDNTYLLDCIEKAKTFVTPGKMLELILQKEGVPDNLKPTYVKFTQ, from the coding sequence ATGACATCTAACATATTAATGGATTTTCTGAAAATACCAGAAAAATATCACTGTGTGCAGCAATTCAACCAGAGTGTCATCTTTGCTTCACAAAGAACCAAAGAATATATTGGATTCAAGGACCCTGAGTCCAAACTGAAGATAAATAATTCAATGTTGACTGATATTTTCCTCATGACCTACATTAACCGAAGCGTTCAGTGTAAGCTGACAGAATCAATCAGTTGTACAAAGATGACTGAGGAGCAGACAATCCTTTTGGGCACAGATTGGGTTTGGGCGGTGCAGGATACATCTTCCAAAAACCCCAAGGTGCAGATTGCAGTGCAAGCCATTCACATGGAGAACAAAGAAGACCAGGCGATGAAGATGAGATTTCAGGCGACTGAGTCCTTGAAGCTGGCAAGGCAAGAGACAATCAACAAAACTGACCCTGAGAAATTCAATGATTTCTGTTCATCCATCGGGAAAGACTGTTACGggctctttcttttctttgggtgCAAGGGTGACCCAAAGTCCATCTGTGGCATCCTGAGTAATGACTTCCACACACACTTGGGAAATGGTCAAGAGGTTGACAACACTTACCTACTAGATTGCATTGAGAAGGCTAAGACCTTTGTCACTCCAGGAAAAATGTTGGAGCTGATCCTTCAGAAAGAAGGTGTCCCAGACAACTTAAAGCCAACCTATGTCAAGTTTACGCAATAA